CCCGGGCAGTCGACGGCTGAGCTTCGCCGAACGTGAGGAGATCGCCCTGCTGCGCGCTGAGGGCAGGGGCGTACGAGAGATCGCCCGGACGGTCGGGCGCGACCCAGGCACGATCAGCCGAGAGCTGCGTCGCGTGTCCCACAGCCCCGTGTCCAGTGCGCAACGACGCGCTTATCGGGCCTCGACTGCACAAGGCGATGCCGACGCGCGAGCCAAGCGGCCCAAGACGGCGAAGCTCGCCACGAATCTGCCGCTGCGCCGCGAGGTCCAACAGCGTCTGCGGGAGAATCACAGTCCCGAGCAGATCGCTGCCCGGCTACGCGAGGACTTCCCCGACGATCCGGAGATGTGGGTGTCGCACGAGACGATCTACCAGGCGCTCTACGTGCAGGGCCGCGGAGCGTTGAAGCGGGAACTGGTCAAGTATCTGCGCACCGGTCGGGCGGTCCGCAAACCACACCGACGACCCGATAAGAGGCGTGGCCAGATCCAGGGCATGGTGAACATCGCTGATCGGCCCAAACAGGTCGAGGACCGGGCGGTGCCCGGTGACTGGGAAGGCGATCTGATCCTGGGGTCAACCGAGTCGGGCTCGGCGATCGGGACGCTGGTCGAACGCGCGACCGGGTTCACCATGCTGCTGCACCTGCGCGGCGACCACACTGCCGAAACGGTTGCCGGCGCGATGATCGAGAAGATGCTTGACCTGCCCGAGCAACTTCGTCGCTCGCTGACCTGGGACCAGGGCAGCGAGATGGCCAACCACGCACAGATCGCCGAGGCGACCGGGCTCGACATCTACTTCTGCGACCCGCACTCGCCGTGGCAGCGCGGCACGAACGAGAACACCAACGGGTTGCTGCGTCAGTACTTCCCCAAGGGCACCGACCTGTCGCGGTGGGGACCTGGCTACCTCGACAAGGTCGCAGCCGAGCTCAACGCCCGTCCCCGCAAACGACTCGCCTGGCGCACCCCCGCCGAAGCCCTCGACAAGCTACTGTCCGAGCAATCGAATCCACCTGGTGTTGCGACCACGGCTTGAATTCGCCCGCCCGACAAGTGCAGGAAATGCCCGACAAGTGCGCCCGAGGACGGGCCGGCGTACCTCAGCCCGCGGCGGAGAACCGGGGCTTCGCGGGCTCGGGCGCGGCGGTCGCGTCCGCACCCCGCAGCCGTACGGCGAGCAGCGCCGCCTGGGTGCGGTGCTGGAGGCCGAGCCGGGCGAGCAGGCCGGTGACGTGGTTCTTGACCGTCTTCTCGGCGAGGTAGAGCTTCTCGGCGATCTGCCGGTTGGTCATGCCCTCGGCGATGAGGAAGAAGATCTTGCGCTGCTGCGGGGTGAGCTCGCAGATGACGTCGAGCGACTTGCGCTGCATCTCCATCTGCTCGACGACGCGGTTGGCGACCGCCGGGTCGATGAGGGAGTGGCCGCCGGCGACCAGCTTGATGCCGTTGAGCAGCGAGTTGCCCTCGATCTTCTTCAGGACGTAGCCGGAGGCGCCGGCGAGGATGGCCGCGGAGATCGCGTCCGGGTCGTCGTACGTCGTCAGGATCAGGGCCTTGATGTCCGGGTCGACCGAGCGCATCTCGCGGCAGATGTCGACGCCGGTGCCGTCGGCCAGGTTGGCGTCGAGGACGGCGATGTCGGGCCGCAGCTGGAGGATCTCGCGCAGCGCCACGGTCGCGCTGCCGGACTGACCGACCACCTCGAGCTCGGGGTCGGTCGCGAGCAGGCTCGCCACACCCCGGCGGACCACCTCGTGGTCGTCGACGATGTAGACGCGGATCGGATTCTCGGTCGGCACGGTAAAGATTCTCCCGTGCCACGCCGCCGAGGGCGACCCTTGGGGCAAGGTCGAGCCGGTGGGCCCGTGGCCGTGGTCACGATGGACTAGCCCACGGTGGCTGATCGAGGTCAGATCCCGCTCAGGTGCTCGAGTGCCGCCGCGACGTCGCGCTCGCCGCGGCGCAGGGCGGCGAGCAGCGCGACGATGTCCTGG
This region of Nocardioides sp. L-11A genomic DNA includes:
- a CDS encoding IS30 family transposase — translated: MPPATAGPGSRRLSFAEREEIALLRAEGRGVREIARTVGRDPGTISRELRRVSHSPVSSAQRRAYRASTAQGDADARAKRPKTAKLATNLPLRREVQQRLRENHSPEQIAARLREDFPDDPEMWVSHETIYQALYVQGRGALKRELVKYLRTGRAVRKPHRRPDKRRGQIQGMVNIADRPKQVEDRAVPGDWEGDLILGSTESGSAIGTLVERATGFTMLLHLRGDHTAETVAGAMIEKMLDLPEQLRRSLTWDQGSEMANHAQIAEATGLDIYFCDPHSPWQRGTNENTNGLLRQYFPKGTDLSRWGPGYLDKVAAELNARPRKRLAWRTPAEALDKLLSEQSNPPGVATTA
- a CDS encoding response regulator transcription factor encodes the protein MPTENPIRVYIVDDHEVVRRGVASLLATDPELEVVGQSGSATVALREILQLRPDIAVLDANLADGTGVDICREMRSVDPDIKALILTTYDDPDAISAAILAGASGYVLKKIEGNSLLNGIKLVAGGHSLIDPAVANRVVEQMEMQRKSLDVICELTPQQRKIFFLIAEGMTNRQIAEKLYLAEKTVKNHVTGLLARLGLQHRTQAALLAVRLRGADATAAPEPAKPRFSAAG